The genomic region aaaagactTTGGAAAAAATTCAGTTTATTTCCCCTGGGCAGCCATGGGAGGAAGTTATGTGCTTTGTTATGGAGGATGAAGCCTTCAAGTATATTACAGAGGCTGATAGCAAAGAGGTGTATAGTAGGCATCAGCGAGAAATAGTTGAAAAAGCCAAAGAAGAGTTTCAGGAAATGCTTTTTGAGCATTCTGAACTTTTTTATGATTTAGATCTTAATGCAACACCTAGTTCAGATAAAATGAGTGAAATTCATACAGTTTTGAGTGAAGAACCTAGATATAAAGCTTTACAGAAACTTGCACCTGATAGGGAGTCTCTTCTACTTAAGCATATAGGATTTGTTTATCATCCCACTAAAGAAACTTGTCTTAGTGGCCAGAATTGTACAGACATTAAAGTAGAGCAGTTACTTGCCAGTAGTCTTTTGCAGTTGGATCATGGCCGCTTACGGTTGTATCATGATAGCACCAATATAGATAAAGTTAATCTTTTCATTTTAGGAAAGGATGGCCTTGCCCAAGAACTAGCAAATGAGATAAGGACACAATCCACTGATGATGAGTATGCTTTAGATGGAAAAATTTATGAACTTGATCTTCGACCATTTGATGCCAAGTCGCCTTACTTAAGTCAGTTATGGACTGCCGCCTTTAAACcacatgggtgcttctgtgtattTAATTCCATTGAGTCACTGAATTTTATTGGGGAACTTATTGGAAAAATAAGAACTGAAGCTTCTCAGatcagaaaagataaatatatggCCAGTCTTCCATTTACATTAATTCTGGCCAATCAGAGAGACTCTATTAGTAAGAATCTACCAATTCTCAGGCACCAAGGGCAACAGTTGGCAAACAAGTTACAATGTCCTTTTGTAGATGTACCTGCTGGTACATATCCTCGTAAGTTTAATGAAACTCAAATAAAGCAAGCTCTAAGAGGCGTATTAGAATCAGTTAAACATAATTTAGATGTAGTGAGCCCAGTTCCCACCAATAAGGATGTATCAGAAGCTGACTTGAGAATTGTCATGTGTGCTATGTGTGGTGATCCATTTAGTGTGGATCTTATTCTTTCACCCTTCCTTGATTCTCATTCTTGCAGTGCTGCTCAAGCTGGACAGAATAATTCCCTAATGCTTGATAAAATCATTGGTGAAAAAAGAAGGCGAATACAGATCACAATATTATCATATCATTCCTCAATTGGAGTCAGAAAAGATGAACTTGTTCATGGATATATATTAGTTTATTCTGCCAAACGAAAAGCATCAATGGGAATGCTTCGAGCATTTCTGTCAGAAGTTCAGGACACCATTCCTGTACAGCTCGTGGCAGTTACTGACAGTCAAGCAGATTTTTTTGAAAATGAGGCCATCAAGGAGTTAATGACTGAAGGAGAACACATTGCAACTGAGATCACTGCTAAGTTTACAGCACTATATTCTTTATCTCAGTATCATCGGCAAACTGAGGTCTTTACACTGTTTTTCAGTGAtgttctagagaaaaaaaatatgatagaaaATTCCTATTTGTCTGATAATACAAGGGAATCAACCCATCAAAGTGAGGATGTTTTTCTGCCATCTCCCAGAGACTGTTTTCCCTATAACAACTACCCTGACTCAGATGATGACACAGAAGCACCACCTCCTTATAGTCCAATTGGAGATGATGTACAGTTGCTTCCAACGCCTAGTGACCGTTCTAGATATAGATTAGACTTGGAAGGAAATGAATATCCTATTCATAGCACCCCCAACTGTCATGACCATGAACGCAACCATAAAGTGCCTCCACCCATTAAACCTAAACCAGTTGTACCTAAGACAAATGTTAAGAAACTTGACCCAAACCTTTTGAAAACAATTGAAGCAGGTATTGGTAAAAACCCAAGAAAACAGACTTCCAGGGTGCCTTTGGCACATCCTGAAGATATGGATCCTTCAGATAATTATGCGGAACCCATTGACACAATTTTCAAACAGAAGGGCTGTTCTGATGAGATATATGTTGTCCCAGATGATAGTCAGAATCGCATTAAAATTCGAAACTCATTTGTGAATAACACCCAAGGAGATGAAGAAAATGGATTTTCTGATAGAACCTCAAAAAGTCATGGAGAACGGAGGCcttcaaaatacaaatataaatctaAAACCTTGTTTAGTAAAGCCAAGTCATACTATCGAAGAACACATTCAGATGCAAGTGATGATGAGGCTTTCACTACTTCCAAAActaaaaggaaaggaagacaTCGAGGAAGTGAAGAAGATCCACTTCTTTCTCCTGTTGAAACTTGGAAAGGTGGTATTGATAATCCTGCAATCACTTCAGACCAGGAATTGGAtgataagaaaatgaagaagaaaatccacaaagtaaaagaagataaaaaggtAAGTTTAATGTATAGTAATGTTTATTAAGATGTTtgtttttaccttaaaaaaattttttttaagataatggATTTGACATTGGTGAGAACTTAAGCTGCCTTATgtcattttgtaaataaaattatcagcTCTTTAAAAATTTCTGAATGTTTTGTGAGGGAAAATGGTATTTTGTTACTGATTGTATTGAGTTTATTTATGCCTTATTTGGGGTAGTTTAATTTCATATTCTTCAGCATGAAAATTCTTGGTGAATGTATTCTCTGTATAGAAACCCAgatataaagtgatttttttttgttttgtaagcaTTGCATTTGTCTTTTCCATCTGACCTATCAGTTTTGCAATATTAATTTGATACACCTTTCTTACtaaagcatatttattttttattttatttttttattttatttttttgtatttttctgaagctggaaacggggaggcagtcagacagactcccgcatgcgcccgactgggatacacccggcatgaccaccagggggcgatgctctgcccatctggggcgttgctctgtcacagccagagccattctagcacctgaggtagaggccacggagccatcctcagcgcccgggccaactttgctccaatggagccttggctgcgggaggggaagagagagacagagaggaaggagagggagaggggcggagaagcagatgggcgcttcttgtgtgtgccccggctgggaatcgaacctgagactcctgctcgccaggccgacactctaccactgagccaaccggccagggcccactaaaGCATATTAACAGTACAGTAAGACTGCAGTAATTTGTCTTAGAAATTTATTAACTTTTCCAGGCAACTTCTTTGTGGATAGGGGAATAATGCCTACTGACTTACAGAATAGTTTAAGTTTGAATTGTAGAATTCTGTCCAAATAGCAAGTTTTTGtctgttatattttaaatagttactAATTTAGTATTAGAAACTGAAATATGTATGCTATTAAAGTtgtatttaatagtttttatttttattaaatattttttcacagtGGTACCCTAAGCACCTTCACTTCTAATTATGTTTGACACTTGAGAGTACATAAACTTTTATTCAAGGTTTTTATGGTTTTCAGGTAGGATTCAATAGGTTTTTATTCTACATAttgataattttttcatttggtaACTCCATAGTCTTAATATTTACTGCAGCTGACTGCTGTTTTGTAAGTCCAATCAATTAAAGATACAGATATTTTGGATAGTTGAGCTACATTTAATAATTTCTGCTCTACAGTTGGGTAGaagccattttattttctaagtttaaGCTGCAGCGTTtccttattttattgttgttctttcGATTAGGAATGTAAACTGTTGAAATAAGACTCAACTAGATGTACAGCATAAACTCAACTCATGACACTACTAACTACATATCTCCGGCATCTTTTCAGTCACCGTTATCACTAGTCCTCGCTACATATTTTATTACTGCCAAAgtacttaattatttttcttttaatttgcttATGTTATAAAACTTATGCTTATTAACAAAGATAACATCCAcaatctttctattttaaattgcttttatttttctgttatttattattctgttgttgttttgttttgagagaaggggagatagacagattcccgcaggtgccccaaccaggatctacctggcaactccctTCTGGGGATAatgcaactgagctgtttttagtgcctgaggctgactcacTGGGGCCAACCCAGATATTCTCACCGCCTGGGGCAACGCTGGAACTAGAAGAGCCACTAGCTGCTggatgggaagaggaagagaaggggaagagggagtgggagagaagcagaaactctcttctcttgtgtgccccaactggaattgaacccagatgtccatatgctgtccatatgacattctatccactgaaccagctgaccagggcctattttttcatttgtgatCACAAGTCTACTTAGTTGTTTTGCTAACTTTATTTTGATATCATTTCAACTTAGAGAAAACTTAttgaaagagtaaaagaaaattatatttcttgtcacagaaaaagaaagagaagctctTATATACCTTTCATTGAGATTTGccatttgtttacattttgtcCTACTTGcttgagctgtgtgtgtgtgtgtgtgtgtgtgtgtgtgtgtgtgtgtgtgtgtgtgtgtgtgttggggtttctttgttttttagccCTTTAAAATCAAGGTGGAgatactgaactttttttttttaccattaaataCTTTCATACTACCTAATAATAACATTCTCTTAAATCACAACAGTACAGATACCAAAATCAGGAAGTTTAAGAATGATGCAGTACTATAGTAGTCTTCGCTTATCTGCAGGAAATACATTCCAGGACTCTCAGAGGCTGCCTGAAATCATGGATACTACCAAATCCTGTATAACTGTGTTTTTTTCTGTACATATCTATGATatagtttaatttataagttagcacagtaagagattaacactaataaaaaagaacagttaTAAAATATGcagtaatagcctgaccaggcggtagcgcagtggatagagtgtcagactgggatgtggaggacccaggtttgaaacccaagttcgccagcttgagcgcggacttatctggtttgagcaaagctcaccagcttgagcccaacgtcactggcttgagcaaggggtcattcggtgtGATGTAGCCCACTCcacctctcagtcaaggcacacatgagaaagcaatcaaagagcaactaaggtgccacaacaaagaattgatgcttctcatctctctctctctctctctctctctctctctgtccctctctctttaacatacataaaatatGTGGTAATAAAAGTTAATGTGAATGTGGCATTGTTGAGTAAAGTAAGGGTACTTGAACAAAGCACTGTGATACCAGGACAGTTGATCTGCTAACCTAGCTGGCTGTAAGTGACTAATGATCTGGTGGCATGCACAGTGGGAATATACTGGATAAAGGGATAGTTCATGTCCTGGGCAGGATGAAGCAGGACAGCAAGAGGTTTCATTACTcaatgtgcaatttaaaacttatggatggtttatttctggaattttccacttaatatttctgGACCAAGATTAAAGGGCACTGAAATTGTGAAAAGGGAAGCTGTGAATGGGGGGCAGAGTGACACGACTGCTATTTAATCTACAACCTGTGTTCAAAAAGGTAAAGACAACATTATTagaacatagatttttttttctttttctttttttcttaattcatttttagagaggagagggagagggagagagagagacagagagagagaagggggaggagctggaagcatcaactcccatatgtgccttgaccaggcaagcccagggtttcgaaccggcaacctcagcatttccaggttgacgctttatccactgcgccaccacaggtcaggcagaacataGATTTTTGAACATTATGAATCTGTGTCCCCGTAATGTTCTTTTTATCTTCCTTCCAGTATACCTTTTATTTAGTTGGAATTAGTGTATATGTATTGCTTTTTTCCTTAGTCATATTCTTCCATATTGCTCCTTAGTctttcaaaattatacttttagtCATTACATAATTTTTCCATTTCGTGAATTGTATCAAAACTAAATGGTTAAGCttccacattttaaattttgctgtCTTTTATTGCAGTGGCCAATTAATTTGCTTTAAAGTTTGTTCCTTTTGGATTATTTCTTTAGGATAAATGTACAAAAGGCATGAGTATTTCAGTGGCTTGAAACTAATAAATTCTGAGCACTGTGAAGGGAAGCAAGGTGccaaatttgtatttatattctGAAATTTTAGCACAGTCCTTGATTCCagtttattaatgataatgttctttaaattgaattaaatCTCTTCACATCTGATTTGCCTTACTTAGTTACATAACTATTTTATTGattctaaaatccattttttaactttttaaaatctcttaaatCTGGATGTGTTTAGCAATTGCTGACATGTTATAATTTAAATAGCataggttttgtttttagagtACATAAAGCAGCAGTGCCGTTTTTAGTCACTGGCATCTTAAATTCAGTTATTAcagtaatttgtttttaattttgttattcctAGCCACAGACACAAATGGGAGTTAATATCAGACCTAGATTCTCTTCCCCCAAACTTgcaaatgatttatttatatatttgattcAGTGCTTTGTATAATATACCTCTTTCATTTGATGTCAGTCTTGCCTCATTTGTATTGAAAGGAGGAGTTGGCTATGAAGTGCACTTAAAATCTGCTCTCTTGATTTTGCTCACAGTCttcagctatcctacttttagagCTGTTATAGAATTTCCTTGTGCTTTTATataacattgttttaatttttagattaatGTGTTATAATACTGGAACTCTTAAGAACATTGgagaaatattttagaagtttttatatctataagtaattttaaaatctggTGTCACTTAAACATTTGGTTTGGGGACTTACggtcttaaaaaaattaacataggtTACAATATAACTTCATAGGTACAGTTTGTGCCACAGTTATATTTTAGggctttgtatttatatattcacaGTGAAATACTCTAGATCTTTCTATGGCTAGCAGTTACTCGTGGTATGTATTTTTTAAGCATTACAGAAAGGCTGGAACACTTTAGTGTAGATTAGTGTGTTATAAAGTGGCGCAcctcagattctgaaaggcactgtacctcatttcatcgagttcatgtagagagacacccagtccagatgaattttgaagagttttggtaccttacaacatccctactggttctatttcctaagtcaaatccttgacttaatttactgaggAGTATGAGGCTGTTGTCTAAGGTtataacttataacatgtaacacagtggtccccaacctttttggggccacagaccagtttaatgtcagaaaatattttcatggactggcctttaaagtgggacagataaatgtatcacgtaaccgagacaagcgtcaagagtgagtcttagacggatgtaacagaaggaatctggtcactttttaaaaataaaacatcgttcagacttaaatataaataaaatggaaataatgtaagttatttattctttctctgcggaccggtaccaaatggcccacagaccagtaccggtccgcggcccggaggtggggaccactgatgtaacagatatttaacagacaggaacaaaccttgctataaaattgattaaacatggtacaagacaatattaaagtaagaggacCAATCGCTGCAGATAATAGGATTGTTAGTTAGGGTGACTAAACATTATTTGAAAA from Saccopteryx leptura isolate mSacLep1 chromosome 6, mSacLep1_pri_phased_curated, whole genome shotgun sequence harbors:
- the ARHGAP5 gene encoding rho GTPase-activating protein 5 isoform X1, which gives rise to MMAKNKEPRPPSYTISVVGLSGTEKDKGNCGVGKSCLCNRFVRSKADEYYPEHTSVLSTIDFGGRVVNNDHFLYWGDIILNGEDGVECKIHVIEQTEFIDDQTFLPHRSTNLQPYIKRAAASKLQSAEKLMYICTDQLGLEQDFEQKQMPEGKLSVDGFLLCIDVSQGCNRKFDDQLKFVNNLFVQLSKSKKPVIIAATKCDECVDHYLREVQAFASNKKNLLVVETSARFNVNIETCFTALVQMLDKTRGKPKIIPYLDAYKTQRQLVVTATDKFEKLVQTVRDYHATWKTVSNKLKNHPDYEEYINLEGTRKARNTFSKHIEQLKQEHIRKRREEYINTLPRAFNTLLPNLEEIEHLNWSEALKLMEKRADFQLCFVVLEKTPWDETDHIDKINDRRIPFDLLSTLEAEKVYQNHVQHLISEKRRVEMKEKFKKTLEKIQFISPGQPWEEVMCFVMEDEAFKYITEADSKEVYSRHQREIVEKAKEEFQEMLFEHSELFYDLDLNATPSSDKMSEIHTVLSEEPRYKALQKLAPDRESLLLKHIGFVYHPTKETCLSGQNCTDIKVEQLLASSLLQLDHGRLRLYHDSTNIDKVNLFILGKDGLAQELANEIRTQSTDDEYALDGKIYELDLRPFDAKSPYLSQLWTAAFKPHGCFCVFNSIESLNFIGELIGKIRTEASQIRKDKYMASLPFTLILANQRDSISKNLPILRHQGQQLANKLQCPFVDVPAGTYPRKFNETQIKQALRGVLESVKHNLDVVSPVPTNKDVSEADLRIVMCAMCGDPFSVDLILSPFLDSHSCSAAQAGQNNSLMLDKIIGEKRRRIQITILSYHSSIGVRKDELVHGYILVYSAKRKASMGMLRAFLSEVQDTIPVQLVAVTDSQADFFENEAIKELMTEGEHIATEITAKFTALYSLSQYHRQTEVFTLFFSDVLEKKNMIENSYLSDNTRESTHQSEDVFLPSPRDCFPYNNYPDSDDDTEAPPPYSPIGDDVQLLPTPSDRSRYRLDLEGNEYPIHSTPNCHDHERNHKVPPPIKPKPVVPKTNVKKLDPNLLKTIEAGIGKNPRKQTSRVPLAHPEDMDPSDNYAEPIDTIFKQKGCSDEIYVVPDDSQNRIKIRNSFVNNTQGDEENGFSDRTSKSHGERRPSKYKYKSKTLFSKAKSYYRRTHSDASDDEAFTTSKTKRKGRHRGSEEDPLLSPVETWKGGIDNPAITSDQELDDKKMKKKIHKVKEDKKQKKKTKNFNPPTRRNWESNYFGMPLQDLVTAEKPIPLFVEKCVEFIEDTGLCTEGLYRVSGNKTDQDNIQKQFDQDHNISLLSMEVTVNAVAGALKAFFADLPDPLIPYSLHPELLEAAKIPDKTERLHALKEIVKKFHPVNYDVFRYIITHLNRVSQQNKINLMTADNLSICFWPTLMRPDFEKREFLSTTKIHQSVVETFIQQCQFFFYNGEIVEMTNTVAPPPPSNPGQLVEPMVPLQLPPPLQPQLIQPQLQTDPLGII
- the ARHGAP5 gene encoding rho GTPase-activating protein 5 isoform X2 is translated as MMAKNKEPRPPSYTISVVGLSGTEKDKGNCGVGKSCLCNRFVRSKADEYYPEHTSVLSTIDFGGRVVNNDHFLYWGDIILNGEDGVECKIHVIEQTEFIDDQTFLPHRSTNLQPYIKRAAASKLQSAEKLMYICTDQLGLEQDFEQKQMPEGKLSVDGFLLCIDVSQGCNRKFDDQLKFVNNLFVQLSKSKKPVIIAATKCDECVDHYLREVQAFASNKKNLLVVETSARFNVNIETCFTALVQMLDKTRGKPKIIPYLDAYKTQRQLVVTATDKFEKLVQTVRDYHATWKTVSNKLKNHPDYEEYINLEGTRKARNTFSKHIEQLKQEHIRKRREEYINTLPRAFNTLLPNLEEIEHLNWSEALKLMEKRADFQLCFVVLEKTPWDETDHIDKINDRRIPFDLLSTLEAEKVYQNHVQHLISEKRRVEMKEKFKKTLEKIQFISPGQPWEEVMCFVMEDEAFKYITEADSKEVYSRHQREIVEKAKEEFQEMLFEHSELFYDLDLNATPSSDKMSEIHTVLSEEPRYKALQKLAPDRESLLLKHIGFVYHPTKETCLSGQNCTDIKVEQLLASSLLQLDHGRLRLYHDSTNIDKVNLFILGKDGLAQELANEIRTQSTDDEYALDGKIYELDLRPFDAKSPYLSQLWTAAFKPHGCFCVFNSIESLNFIGELIGKIRTEASQIRKDKYMASLPFTLILANQRDSISKNLPILRHQGQQLANKLQCPFVDVPAGTYPRKFNETQIKQALRGVLESVKHNLDVVSPVPTNKDVSEADLRIVMCAMCGDPFSVDLILSPFLDSHSCSAAQAGQNNSLMLDKIIGEKRRRIQITILSYHSSIGVRKDELVHGYILVYSAKRKASMGMLRAFLSEVQDTIPVQLVAVTDSQADFFENEAIKELMTEGEHIATEITAKFTALYSLSQYHRQTEVFTLFFSDVLEKKNMIENSYLSDNTRESTHQSEDVFLPSPRDCFPYNNYPDSDDDTEAPPPYSPIGDDVQLLPTPSDRSRYRLDLEGNEYPIHSTPNCHDHERNHKVPPPIKPKPVVPKTNVKKLDPNLLKTIEAGIGKNPRKQTSRVPLAHPEDMDPSDNYAEPIDTIFKQKGCSDEIYVVPDDSQNRIKIRNSFVNNTQGDEENGFSDRTSKSHGERRPSKYKYKSKTLFSKAKSYYRRTHSDASDDEAFTTSKTKRKGRHRGSEEDPLLSPVETWKGGIDNPAITSDQELDDKKMKKKIHKVKEDKKKKKTKNFNPPTRRNWESNYFGMPLQDLVTAEKPIPLFVEKCVEFIEDTGLCTEGLYRVSGNKTDQDNIQKQFDQDHNISLLSMEVTVNAVAGALKAFFADLPDPLIPYSLHPELLEAAKIPDKTERLHALKEIVKKFHPVNYDVFRYIITHLNRVSQQNKINLMTADNLSICFWPTLMRPDFEKREFLSTTKIHQSVVETFIQQCQFFFYNGEIVEMTNTVAPPPPSNPGQLVEPMVPLQLPPPLQPQLIQPQLQTDPLGII